The Microbacterium horticulturae genome has a window encoding:
- the secA gene encoding preprotein translocase subunit SecA: MANAFEKLLRAGEGRILRRLQQVVKAVNALEDEYSALTDDELRDETAQFRERYKKGESLDKLMPEAFAAVREAARRTLGQRPYDVQLMGGAALHLGNIAEMKTGEGKTLVATLPAYLNAIAGEGVHIITVNDFLASYQSELMGRVFRALGMTTGTIISGQTPDVRREQYNADITYGTNNEFGFDYLRDNMAWQKSDLVQRGHFYAIVDEVDSILIDEARTPLIISGPSSGEANRWFNEFAKVAKTLEAGVDYEVDEKKRTVGVLEPGIEKVEDYLGIENLYESANTPLISFLNNSIKAVALFKRDTDYVVMNDEVMIVDEHTGRILVGRRYNEGIHQAIEAKEGVPVKAENQTLATVTLQNYFRLYDKLSGMTGTAETEAAEFMSTYKLGVVPIPTNKPMIRKDKSDLVYKNEPAKFVQVVEDIAERHEKGQPVLVGTISVEKSEYLSRMLAKKGVKHEVLNAKNHAREAEIVARAGRLGAVTVATNMAGRGTDIMLGGNAEFLAVQEMRNRGLDPEETPEEYEAAWDEVYESVKAKVDAEAEDVVKAGGLYVLGTERHESRRIDNQLRGRSGRQGDPGESRFYLSLTDDLMRLFQSGAAEAILARTNFPDDVAIESKMVTRAIRSAQSQVEARNAEIRKNVLKYDDVLNRQREAIYADRRQMLEGDDIEDRVQHFIEDTINEIIDDHTSVGHTESWDFDSLWTELKTLYPVSVTIDEVVAEAGNRGRITPEVLKREILSDAKIAYSKREEMLGEPAMRELERRVVLQVLDRRWRDHLYEMDYLKDGIGLRAMAQRDPLVEYQREGFQMFQTMMGQIKEESIGYLYNLEVEVRREGEGELDVEAKGLVAPTQDAQRLEYSASNEGGEVEVRNDRGQVQQAATSRVRQAAAAAQAAQAPAPEQPAARGAFGQPTSAPQQGDNDAAPQNRADRRAAQKRK, translated from the coding sequence GTGGCCAATGCTTTCGAGAAACTTCTTCGCGCCGGTGAGGGCCGCATTCTGCGGCGGCTTCAGCAGGTCGTGAAGGCCGTGAACGCGCTCGAAGACGAGTACTCGGCGCTCACGGACGACGAACTGCGCGACGAAACCGCCCAATTCCGCGAGCGGTACAAGAAGGGCGAGTCGCTCGACAAGCTCATGCCCGAGGCCTTCGCCGCGGTCCGCGAGGCCGCGCGACGCACGCTCGGTCAGCGTCCGTACGACGTGCAGCTGATGGGCGGCGCGGCCCTGCACCTCGGCAACATCGCCGAGATGAAGACCGGTGAGGGCAAGACGCTGGTGGCCACCCTGCCCGCCTACCTCAACGCGATCGCCGGCGAGGGCGTGCACATCATCACGGTGAACGACTTCCTGGCGTCGTACCAGTCAGAGCTGATGGGGCGCGTGTTCCGTGCCCTGGGCATGACGACCGGCACCATCATCTCGGGGCAGACCCCCGACGTGCGCCGCGAGCAGTACAACGCCGACATCACGTACGGCACGAACAACGAGTTCGGCTTCGACTACCTGCGCGACAACATGGCGTGGCAGAAGTCCGATCTCGTGCAGCGCGGCCACTTCTACGCCATCGTCGACGAGGTCGACTCGATCCTCATCGACGAGGCCCGCACGCCGCTCATCATCTCGGGCCCGTCGTCGGGCGAGGCGAACCGCTGGTTCAACGAGTTCGCGAAGGTCGCCAAGACCCTCGAGGCCGGCGTCGACTACGAGGTCGACGAGAAGAAGCGCACCGTCGGCGTGCTCGAACCCGGCATCGAGAAGGTCGAGGACTATCTCGGCATCGAGAACCTGTACGAGTCGGCGAACACCCCGCTCATCTCGTTCCTGAACAACTCGATCAAGGCCGTTGCCCTGTTCAAGCGCGACACCGACTACGTCGTCATGAACGACGAGGTCATGATCGTCGACGAGCACACCGGCCGCATTCTCGTCGGGCGCCGGTACAACGAGGGCATCCACCAGGCCATCGAGGCCAAGGAAGGTGTGCCGGTCAAGGCCGAGAACCAGACCCTCGCAACCGTCACGCTGCAGAACTACTTCCGCCTGTACGACAAGCTGTCGGGCATGACCGGTACGGCCGAGACCGAAGCGGCCGAGTTCATGTCGACGTACAAGCTGGGCGTCGTGCCGATCCCGACGAACAAGCCGATGATCCGCAAAGACAAGTCCGACCTCGTCTACAAGAACGAGCCGGCGAAGTTCGTGCAGGTCGTCGAGGACATCGCCGAGCGTCACGAGAAGGGCCAGCCGGTCCTGGTCGGCACGATCAGCGTGGAGAAGAGCGAGTACCTCTCGCGCATGCTCGCCAAGAAGGGCGTCAAGCACGAGGTCCTCAATGCGAAGAACCACGCGCGCGAGGCCGAGATCGTCGCCCGCGCCGGGCGCCTGGGCGCCGTGACCGTCGCCACCAACATGGCAGGTCGCGGTACCGACATCATGCTCGGCGGCAACGCGGAGTTCCTCGCCGTGCAGGAGATGCGCAATCGCGGCCTCGACCCGGAAGAGACGCCGGAGGAGTACGAAGCTGCGTGGGACGAGGTCTACGAATCCGTGAAGGCGAAGGTGGATGCCGAAGCCGAAGACGTCGTGAAAGCCGGGGGCCTCTACGTCCTGGGCACGGAGCGCCACGAGTCGCGTCGCATCGACAACCAGCTGCGCGGTCGTTCGGGCCGTCAGGGAGACCCGGGCGAGAGCCGGTTCTACCTGTCGCTGACCGACGACCTGATGCGGCTTTTCCAGTCGGGCGCCGCCGAGGCGATCCTCGCGCGCACGAACTTCCCCGACGACGTGGCCATCGAGTCGAAGATGGTCACCCGTGCGATCCGCAGCGCGCAGTCGCAGGTCGAGGCACGCAACGCCGAGATCCGCAAGAACGTGCTGAAGTACGACGACGTCCTCAACCGCCAGCGCGAGGCTATCTATGCCGACCGGCGCCAGATGCTCGAGGGCGACGACATCGAAGACCGCGTGCAGCACTTCATCGAAGACACGATCAACGAGATCATCGACGACCACACTTCGGTGGGCCACACCGAGAGCTGGGACTTCGACTCGCTGTGGACCGAACTGAAGACGCTCTACCCGGTCAGCGTGACCATCGACGAGGTCGTCGCCGAGGCCGGCAACAGGGGCCGGATCACCCCCGAGGTGCTCAAGCGTGAGATCCTCTCGGATGCGAAGATCGCGTACTCCAAGCGTGAGGAGATGCTCGGTGAGCCGGCGATGCGCGAGCTCGAGCGCCGCGTCGTGCTGCAGGTGCTCGACCGCCGCTGGCGCGACCACCTGTACGAGATGGACTACCTCAAGGACGGCATCGGCCTGCGCGCCATGGCCCAGCGCGACCCGCTCGTCGAGTACCAGCGCGAGGGCTTCCAGATGTTCCAGACGATGATGGGCCAGATCAAGGAAGAGTCGATCGGCTACCTGTACAACCTCGAGGTCGAGGTGCGTCGTGAAGGCGAAGGCGAGCTCGACGTCGAGGCGAAGGGCTTGGTCGCTCCCACGCAGGACGCCCAGCGGCTCGAGTACTCGGCCTCGAACGAGGGCGGCGAGGTCGAGGTGCGCAACGACCGCGGCCAGGTGCAGCAGGCGGCGACCAGCCGTGTGCGCCAGGCGGCGGCCGCTGCGCAGGCGGCACAGGCGCCGGCGCCCGAGCAGCCCGCCGCTCGCGGGGCGTTCGGCCAGCCGACGTCGGCGCCGCAGCAGGGCGACAACGACGCGGCGCCGCAGAACCGCGCCGACCGTCGCGCTGCGCAGAAGCGCAAGTAG
- the rsgA gene encoding ribosome small subunit-dependent GTPase A, which translates to MSWLDDTDDDEPEFDESDVRVRPNPKANRPRTKRRPAHEDAVLARVLGVDRGRYTVLAEEDGPDEHEVTATRARELRRQPIVTGDIARIVGDTSGIEGSLARIVGITERTTLLRRSADDTDQVERVVVANADQMLIVVAAADPEPRERLVDRYLVAALDAGIQPLLVVTKTDLADPTAFLQHFDGIDLRVFTSARGDMPVDEIGAALVGHSTVFVGHSGVGKSTLVNALVPDAQRATGHVNEVTGRGRHTSSSTVSLRYRGPDGAGWVIDTPGVRSFGLGHVDPAHILDAFTDLAEVAKDCPRGCTHLPDAPDCAIPEAVADGRLGAGAAGRLDSLQRLLTTFTDAAHGR; encoded by the coding sequence ATGAGCTGGCTCGACGACACCGACGACGACGAACCGGAGTTCGACGAGTCGGATGTGCGCGTCCGCCCGAACCCCAAGGCCAATCGTCCCCGCACCAAGCGGCGACCCGCCCACGAGGACGCCGTGCTCGCCCGGGTTCTGGGAGTCGACCGCGGACGCTACACCGTGCTTGCGGAAGAGGACGGCCCCGACGAGCACGAAGTGACGGCCACGCGTGCCCGCGAACTGCGCCGGCAGCCGATCGTCACCGGCGACATCGCGCGCATCGTGGGCGACACGTCCGGCATCGAGGGCTCGCTCGCCCGGATCGTCGGCATCACCGAACGCACGACCCTCCTGCGCCGCAGCGCCGACGACACCGATCAGGTCGAGCGAGTGGTCGTGGCCAACGCCGACCAGATGCTCATCGTCGTGGCCGCGGCCGACCCCGAGCCGAGGGAGAGGCTCGTCGACCGCTACCTCGTCGCGGCGCTGGATGCCGGCATCCAACCCCTCCTCGTCGTGACGAAGACCGACCTGGCGGACCCGACGGCGTTCCTGCAGCACTTCGACGGCATCGACCTGCGGGTGTTCACGAGCGCGCGCGGCGACATGCCCGTCGACGAGATCGGCGCCGCGCTCGTCGGACACTCCACCGTGTTCGTCGGGCACTCGGGCGTCGGCAAGTCGACCCTGGTGAACGCCCTGGTGCCCGACGCGCAGCGCGCGACCGGGCACGTGAACGAGGTCACGGGACGGGGCCGGCACACGTCGAGCTCGACGGTCTCGTTGCGTTATCGCGGGCCCGACGGCGCCGGCTGGGTCATCGACACACCCGGGGTGCGCTCGTTCGGTCTCGGGCACGTGGACCCCGCGCACATCCTCGACGCGTTCACCGACCTCGCCGAGGTGGCGAAGGACTGTCCGCGCGGCTGCACGCACCTGCCCGACGCACCCGACTGCGCAATCCCCGAGGCCGTCGCAGACGGCCGACTGGGCGCCGGGGCCGCGGGCCGCCTGGACTCGTTGCAGCGACTGCTGACGACGTTCACCGATGCCGCGCACGGGCGGTGA
- a CDS encoding Rv3235 family protein codes for MAMYSAVPSVSRYVRDPDPGAAERTSADQLPDPEPLLRNLTQGVLEVLAGIRDVNQLARWMTEDAFRSLATRAALATRARSARGVSAARPVHAVRSVHMTAPADDAVEAVVVIGGPARTRALAIRLEGLDHRWRASSVALL; via the coding sequence ATGGCGATGTATTCAGCGGTTCCATCCGTCTCGCGGTATGTGCGCGACCCGGATCCGGGAGCCGCCGAACGCACGAGCGCCGACCAGCTGCCCGACCCCGAGCCCCTCCTCCGCAACCTCACCCAGGGCGTACTCGAGGTGCTCGCCGGCATCCGCGATGTCAATCAGCTCGCACGCTGGATGACCGAAGACGCTTTCCGATCGCTTGCCACACGCGCGGCGCTGGCCACCCGGGCGCGCAGCGCACGCGGCGTGTCGGCCGCGCGCCCGGTGCACGCCGTCCGCTCGGTGCACATGACGGCGCCCGCCGACGACGCGGTCGAGGCCGTCGTCGTCATCGGCGGCCCCGCCCGCACGCGTGCCCTGGCGATCCGCCTCGAAGGGCTGGACCACCGCTGGCGCGCATCGTCCGTCGCGCTGCTGTGA
- a CDS encoding sensor histidine kinase, with translation MSTLTDLVYAQGLSNEADVEWLHRLAGDGQLLADLASADIVMWVPTADTQFTAVAHTRPGGAATLFYRDIVGERVRPQWRAQVKSAFTSGQIVDSASPDWFEETPTRVRAVPIVREPPRPGEQPKVIGVLTRHTNLSEARTPSRQQITFNECADDLFGMIACGDFPDLSAPTGPRRGAPRAADGLIRLDVDGMATFASPNALSAFNRLGFDDELEGESLVKVVTDILPEKRQFDESLPLVLTGRAPWRADVDARGVTISLRTIPLRDHGTRIGAVVLCRDVTEMRHQEQELITKDATIREIHHRVKNNLQTVASLLRIQARRTHSDEARDALTQAMRRVSAIAVVHDTLAQGLAQAVDFDDVFQRVLKLVAEVAAGAGTQAKTHTTGRFGTLPSEYATPLALALTELVTNAVEHGLAGKEGDVEISAERTDEKLEVRVRDTGVGLPEGQVGQGLGTQIVRTLIQGELSGSIDWHTLNGEGTEVTIDIPLRYLERDVV, from the coding sequence GTGTCGACGCTCACTGATCTCGTCTACGCCCAGGGCCTGTCCAATGAGGCCGACGTGGAATGGCTGCACCGCCTCGCCGGTGACGGACAGCTGCTGGCCGACCTTGCCTCTGCTGACATCGTCATGTGGGTGCCGACGGCCGACACGCAGTTCACCGCCGTCGCGCACACCCGGCCCGGGGGAGCGGCGACGCTCTTCTACCGCGACATCGTCGGCGAGCGGGTGCGCCCGCAGTGGCGCGCCCAGGTGAAGTCGGCATTCACAAGCGGGCAGATCGTCGACTCGGCCTCGCCCGACTGGTTCGAAGAGACGCCGACGCGCGTGCGCGCGGTGCCGATCGTGCGCGAGCCGCCGCGCCCGGGGGAGCAGCCCAAGGTCATCGGTGTTCTCACCCGCCACACGAACCTGAGCGAGGCGCGCACGCCGTCGCGGCAGCAGATCACCTTCAACGAGTGCGCCGACGACCTGTTCGGCATGATCGCGTGCGGCGATTTCCCCGATCTGTCCGCGCCGACCGGTCCCCGCCGCGGCGCTCCGCGCGCTGCGGACGGCCTGATCCGGCTCGATGTCGACGGCATGGCCACCTTCGCGAGCCCCAACGCCCTCTCGGCGTTCAACCGGCTCGGATTCGACGACGAGCTCGAGGGCGAGTCGCTCGTGAAGGTCGTCACCGACATCCTGCCCGAGAAGAGACAGTTCGACGAGTCGCTGCCGCTCGTGCTCACCGGCCGGGCTCCGTGGCGCGCCGACGTCGACGCCCGGGGTGTGACGATCTCCCTGCGCACCATCCCGCTGCGCGATCACGGCACCCGTATCGGCGCCGTCGTCTTGTGTCGCGACGTCACCGAGATGCGTCATCAGGAGCAAGAGCTCATCACCAAGGACGCCACGATCCGCGAGATCCACCACCGGGTGAAGAACAACCTGCAGACGGTGGCGTCGCTGCTGCGCATCCAGGCGCGTCGCACGCACTCAGACGAGGCGCGCGATGCCCTGACACAGGCCATGCGCCGCGTATCGGCGATTGCGGTCGTCCATGACACGCTCGCCCAAGGGCTGGCGCAGGCCGTCGATTTCGACGACGTCTTCCAGCGCGTGCTCAAGCTCGTCGCCGAGGTGGCGGCCGGTGCGGGCACGCAGGCCAAGACGCACACGACGGGGCGCTTCGGGACCTTGCCCAGCGAGTACGCGACGCCGCTGGCGCTCGCGTTGACCGAACTGGTCACCAACGCCGTCGAGCATGGGCTGGCCGGCAAGGAGGGTGACGTCGAGATCAGCGCCGAGCGCACCGACGAGAAGCTCGAGGTGCGGGTGCGCGACACAGGCGTGGGACTGCCCGAGGGGCAGGTCGGTCAGGGCCTGGGCACCCAGATCGTGCGCACGCTCATCCAGGGTGAGCTCAGCGGATCGATCGACTGGCACACGCTGAATGGCGAGGGTACCGAGGTCACGATCGACATTCCGCTGCGCTATCTCGAGCGCGACGTCGTCTGA
- a CDS encoding helix-turn-helix domain-containing protein — protein sequence MPDTPPAPERFVTPAEVAEVLGLSVDEVVALAIEGQLRGVRVGTPARWRIAEDSVAAYLDEQTEQTRRMALWRQSNAASFPELWGTGEVRRPD from the coding sequence ATGCCCGACACGCCCCCTGCCCCGGAGCGCTTCGTGACTCCTGCCGAGGTCGCGGAGGTCCTCGGCCTGTCCGTCGACGAGGTCGTCGCCCTCGCCATCGAAGGGCAGCTGCGCGGCGTGCGTGTGGGCACCCCCGCGCGCTGGCGGATCGCCGAAGACAGTGTCGCCGCCTACCTCGACGAACAGACCGAGCAGACGCGGCGGATGGCGCTGTGGCGCCAGTCGAACGCGGCGAGCTTTCCCGAGCTGTGGGGCACGGGCGAAGTGCGCCGCCCCGACTGA
- a CDS encoding WhiB family transcriptional regulator — MDWRDKAACLTVDPELFFPVGNTGPAVEQIEKAKAVCARCTVTEICLQYALETGQDSGVWGGLSEDERRALKRRAARARRAS; from the coding sequence ATGGATTGGCGCGACAAAGCCGCTTGCCTCACAGTCGACCCGGAACTCTTCTTTCCGGTCGGCAACACCGGTCCTGCCGTCGAGCAGATCGAAAAGGCCAAGGCGGTGTGCGCCCGGTGCACGGTCACCGAGATCTGCCTGCAGTACGCGCTGGAGACCGGTCAGGACTCCGGCGTCTGGGGCGGTCTGTCTGAGGACGAGCGTCGCGCCCTGAAGCGCCGCGCCGCCCGCGCCCGCCGCGCCTCCTGA
- the bcp gene encoding thioredoxin-dependent thiol peroxidase, translating into MTVLHAGDTAPDFTLTDQDGNSLSLHEKRGQKVVLYFYPAAMTPGCTTEACDFRDSIASLAGAGYTVLGVSRDTPAKLREFRERDGLTFTLLSDPDHAVHDAYGAWGEKMNYGKKIEGVLRSTFVIDEQGVVTHAQYNVKATGHVARLRKTLGID; encoded by the coding sequence ATGACCGTTCTGCATGCTGGAGACACCGCGCCCGATTTCACGCTCACCGATCAGGACGGAAACAGCCTCAGCCTGCACGAGAAGCGCGGGCAGAAGGTCGTCTTGTACTTCTACCCCGCCGCGATGACACCCGGGTGCACCACTGAGGCCTGTGATTTCCGCGACAGCATCGCCTCACTCGCCGGCGCCGGCTACACCGTGCTCGGCGTCTCGCGCGACACCCCGGCGAAGCTGCGCGAGTTCCGCGAGCGCGACGGGCTGACGTTCACGCTGCTGAGCGACCCCGACCACGCCGTGCACGACGCCTACGGCGCCTGGGGCGAGAAGATGAACTACGGCAAGAAGATCGAAGGCGTGCTGCGCTCGACGTTCGTGATCGACGAGCAGGGCGTCGTCACGCACGCGCAGTACAACGTCAAGGCCACCGGGCACGTGGCGCGCCTGCGCAAGACGCTGGGGATCGACTAG
- a CDS encoding SAF domain-containing protein, producing MTAVEDRVAAPPIPTPVRPRRRGFWTDIRFFLGVGLIVASIAGVWAVVALSRQTAPVYAAAHTIVPGDAMTTADFTVVDVSLGRSGDAYLAPGATLDGLVATRTIGAGELVPIAAAAPAAQSETTTVVVHSSVTVPSGVVAGTAVDLWAAMPTEDGGYATPSVLVAAATVVSVTHDDSMIGGGADAVELVIPRADVAAALAAIAADAELSVVPAGGR from the coding sequence ATGACAGCTGTGGAAGACCGTGTCGCCGCGCCGCCGATCCCCACCCCGGTGCGGCCCCGCCGGCGCGGATTCTGGACCGACATCCGGTTCTTCCTCGGTGTGGGACTCATCGTCGCCTCCATCGCCGGTGTGTGGGCCGTGGTGGCCCTGTCGCGGCAGACGGCTCCCGTCTATGCCGCCGCGCACACGATCGTGCCGGGAGATGCGATGACCACCGCCGACTTCACCGTCGTCGACGTGTCGCTGGGGCGATCCGGCGACGCCTATCTGGCACCCGGAGCAACCCTCGACGGCCTGGTGGCCACGCGCACGATCGGCGCCGGCGAGCTGGTCCCCATCGCCGCGGCCGCGCCGGCTGCGCAGTCGGAGACGACGACCGTCGTCGTGCACAGCAGCGTGACGGTGCCCAGCGGTGTGGTCGCCGGCACGGCGGTCGACCTGTGGGCGGCGATGCCCACCGAGGACGGCGGGTACGCGACCCCGAGCGTGCTCGTCGCCGCAGCCACGGTCGTGTCGGTGACGCACGACGACTCGATGATCGGCGGCGGTGCCGACGCGGTCGAGCTCGTGATCCCGCGTGCAGACGTCGCGGCCGCGCTCGCCGCGATCGCCGCCGATGCCGAGCTGTCGGTCGTGCCGGCGGGAGGGCGCTGA
- a CDS encoding pyridoxal phosphate-dependent aminotransferase, with product MNLRPLDQSNKLKDVLYEIRGAALAEAGRLEADGHKILKLNTGNPAIFGFDAPYQIVRDMIEAVPYAHGYSDSRGIMSARRAVVSRYEQIPDFPKFDPDDVFLGNGVSELITMTMQALLDAGDEVLIPSPDYPLWTAMTSLAGGTPVHYLCDPEGDWQPDLKDIRSKITEHTKAIVVINPNNPTGSVYTRETLQGIVDIAREHSLLLLADEIYDRILYDGAQHINLATLAPDLLCLTFNGLSKTYRVAGYRSGWVVITGPTQHATGFLEGINLLASTRLCPNVPAQHAVQAALSGVQSIDALIGPTGRLHEQRDVAWEGLEAIPGVTCYKPHGALYAFPRLDPNVYEIRDDEKLIYDLLVAEHVLVVQGTGFNWPTPDHFRIVTLPESRVLADAVERIGNFLVSYRQ from the coding sequence ATGAATCTCCGCCCTCTCGACCAGTCGAACAAGCTCAAGGACGTCCTCTACGAGATCCGCGGAGCTGCCCTGGCCGAGGCAGGACGACTCGAGGCCGACGGGCACAAGATTCTGAAGCTCAACACCGGCAACCCGGCGATCTTCGGCTTTGACGCGCCCTACCAGATCGTGCGCGACATGATCGAGGCCGTGCCGTATGCGCATGGCTACAGCGACAGCCGCGGCATCATGTCGGCGCGCCGTGCCGTGGTCTCACGGTACGAGCAGATCCCCGACTTCCCGAAGTTCGACCCCGACGACGTGTTCCTGGGCAACGGCGTGTCCGAGCTCATCACGATGACCATGCAGGCGCTGCTCGACGCGGGCGACGAAGTGCTCATCCCGTCACCCGACTACCCCCTCTGGACGGCCATGACCAGCCTGGCCGGCGGCACCCCGGTGCACTACCTGTGCGACCCGGAGGGCGACTGGCAGCCCGATCTGAAAGACATCCGCAGCAAGATCACCGAACACACCAAGGCGATCGTCGTCATCAACCCGAACAACCCGACCGGGTCGGTCTACACCCGCGAGACGCTGCAGGGGATCGTCGACATCGCCCGCGAGCACTCGCTGCTGCTGCTGGCCGATGAGATCTACGACCGCATCCTGTACGACGGCGCGCAGCACATCAACCTCGCGACGCTCGCACCTGATCTGCTGTGCCTCACCTTCAACGGCCTGTCGAAGACCTATCGGGTGGCGGGCTACCGCAGTGGCTGGGTCGTCATCACCGGCCCCACGCAGCACGCCACCGGGTTTCTCGAGGGCATCAACCTCTTGGCATCCACGCGTCTGTGCCCGAACGTGCCGGCGCAGCACGCTGTGCAGGCGGCGCTGTCGGGGGTGCAGTCCATCGACGCGCTGATCGGGCCCACCGGGCGCCTGCACGAGCAGCGCGACGTCGCCTGGGAGGGGCTCGAGGCCATCCCCGGGGTCACCTGCTACAAGCCGCACGGGGCGCTGTATGCGTTCCCGCGCCTCGATCCGAACGTCTACGAGATCCGCGACGACGAGAAGCTCATCTACGACCTGCTCGTCGCCGAACACGTGCTGGTTGTGCAGGGCACCGGCTTCAACTGGCCGACGCCCGACCATTTCCGCATCGTGACGTTGCCCGAGTCGCGGGTCCTCGCCGACGCCGTGGAGCGGATCGGCAACTTCCTCGTCTCGTACAGGCAGTAG
- a CDS encoding AAA family ATPase, whose amino-acid sequence MPTVVVAASHAAQLADDLIRAGVTVRATVAPEQLAAGAAAGLLTGVDALVLEATARALTPELVQACDRAGARIVPLCAGDDARRAAAFGLGPVLPADADAWTIAEILAAPAAAPAPVAPATAGQIITVWGPHGAPGRSTLAIEIASELSRGGRRVGLLDADSHAPSLALLLGLADEGPGFAAACRQAERGVLDAAELDRISTPVPVRDGTVAVLPGINRPGRWPELGERRVSAALGACRDWAEYTVVDAAAALESDEEIVSDLTDGPRRNAAALAALRAADRIVAVLSADPVGVARFLRGYGELRAVVGATPIAVIANKVRPGALGIDARGQIRRTLERFAGIRDVWFVPLDVRGVDAALLAARPMADIAPKSALPLAVRRFAADAIAPPLVFTRAEQRKMRTRPRVRVAQGVTAP is encoded by the coding sequence ATGCCGACCGTCGTCGTCGCAGCATCCCACGCCGCGCAGCTGGCCGACGACCTCATCCGCGCCGGGGTGACCGTGCGCGCGACCGTTGCGCCCGAACAGCTCGCCGCCGGTGCCGCCGCCGGTTTGCTGACCGGAGTCGATGCGCTCGTGCTCGAGGCCACCGCGCGCGCGCTCACCCCCGAGCTCGTGCAGGCGTGCGATCGTGCAGGCGCCCGGATCGTGCCGCTGTGCGCGGGTGATGATGCCCGCCGCGCCGCGGCGTTCGGGCTGGGTCCGGTGCTGCCCGCCGACGCTGACGCGTGGACCATCGCCGAGATCTTGGCAGCCCCGGCCGCGGCTCCGGCGCCGGTCGCACCTGCCACGGCGGGACAGATCATCACGGTCTGGGGCCCGCACGGCGCGCCCGGTCGCTCGACCTTGGCGATCGAGATCGCCTCCGAGCTCAGCCGCGGCGGGCGTCGGGTCGGACTCCTCGACGCCGACAGCCACGCGCCGTCGCTGGCGCTCCTGCTGGGGCTCGCCGATGAGGGCCCCGGGTTCGCGGCCGCCTGCCGGCAGGCCGAGCGCGGCGTGCTCGACGCCGCCGAGCTCGATCGCATAAGTACCCCCGTCCCTGTCCGCGACGGCACGGTGGCGGTGCTGCCGGGCATCAACCGGCCGGGGCGCTGGCCCGAGCTCGGCGAGCGACGGGTGAGCGCCGCGCTGGGGGCGTGTCGAGACTGGGCCGAGTACACGGTGGTGGATGCCGCGGCCGCCCTGGAGAGCGACGAAGAGATCGTCAGCGACCTGACCGACGGACCGCGTCGCAACGCCGCCGCCCTCGCGGCGCTGCGTGCCGCCGATCGGATCGTCGCCGTGCTCTCGGCCGACCCGGTGGGCGTCGCACGGTTCCTCCGCGGCTACGGCGAGCTGCGTGCGGTCGTCGGCGCCACACCCATCGCGGTGATCGCGAACAAGGTGCGACCTGGGGCGCTCGGCATCGATGCGCGCGGGCAGATCCGGCGCACGCTCGAGCGATTCGCCGGCATCCGCGATGTCTGGTTCGTGCCGCTCGACGTGCGTGGGGTGGATGCCGCGCTGCTGGCCGCACGGCCGATGGCCGACATCGCACCCAAGAGCGCATTGCCGCTGGCCGTGCGCCGATTCGCGGCCGACGCCATTGCACCGCCGCTGGTGTTCACCCGCGCCGAGCAGCGGAAGATGCGGACACGGCCGCGGGTGCGCGTCGCGCAGGGGGTTACGGCACCGTAG
- a CDS encoding histidine kinase, with protein sequence MQTNPAARVAAIVLGLQALGILALAVWQIIALGEGDSVSIASGIALLVLTLVGAVAVGAFAVGVARGISWGRSGGIVTQLLILAVALGAATGGYAHPLIGLAIAVVGVVGLVPLILDVRRAGAERRADDASNDGGRR encoded by the coding sequence ATGCAGACAAACCCCGCGGCGCGCGTGGCTGCGATCGTCCTCGGGCTGCAGGCTCTCGGCATCCTGGCCCTCGCTGTCTGGCAGATCATCGCGCTCGGTGAGGGTGACTCGGTCTCGATCGCCAGCGGCATCGCCCTGCTTGTGCTGACACTCGTCGGGGCGGTCGCGGTGGGCGCCTTCGCGGTCGGCGTCGCGCGCGGCATCTCGTGGGGCCGCTCCGGCGGGATTGTCACGCAGCTGCTCATCCTCGCCGTCGCGCTCGGAGCGGCGACCGGAGGATATGCCCATCCGCTGATCGGACTGGCCATCGCCGTGGTCGGCGTCGTGGGCCTCGTACCGTTGATCCTCGACGTGCGCCGCGCGGGCGCCGAGCGGCGTGCCGACGATGCGTCGAACGACGGTGGGCGCCGCTAG